The window ATCTATAAAGAGATCTAAAAGTTAGCATTGAAAGCTTGATAAGAACAAGAGAAGACGGAAAGGCAAGTGATTTAACtattattttgacttttttatagaaaaaacaaaccaagcTGCTCTCTTAGCACAGTAATAACTCCTTTTAAAATGAACAGGCCtgtggaaaaaataataaacaaacctGGCTATAGCTTGCAGACACACTTCGTTTAATACGCAACATTTCTCTGAAGGTATCTTCATTTCCATGTTGAACCTCAAACTCATGCCATTGGTTCCAGAAATCCAAATCAGATCGTGGATCAGCAAATTGGGATGCAAATACATATATGCCACGTGCACGGTCAATTTCTCCAAGGTTCTTCTCTAAGTCAGCATACTTCAAGCACATTGTCTTCACATCTTTGTCTGGAAGGCCAGACTCTATTGCTTGCTCATATATTTCCCTTGTTTTTGGAACACCAAATATCTCAGCTGCACGAGCAATATAAATTTCGTACATGCTCAGTTTTTCATTGTTTGGAACAGCCTTGGTTGCTTGATCGTATACCTTCATGGCTCGCTTTGCCAAACCATAGTCCTCTTCTAGCTTTGCATATTGAAGATACAACGGTTTCACCGAGTCAGCAGGAGCCTGATTAGCACaagaaaattacacaaaaagTGAGCATCAAAAGTTCAAAACATATTAGCAATAGTAAAACAGTTCCAGTTCAAATACATTTAGCATCACCGAGTTGTGGAACAATAAACAATACTGCATTTAGCAAGATTGAGTTCAAATACAAGACAGATCACAGGATCACAACATGCAATACATATGTCCATAAGAACCTGTGACTTCTACATGGTTAACATAAAAGGAGAACCTGCAGAATATACAGGTAGCTATAAAAGGTGGATGGTGTTCACACATTGATCTGGCTTTGGGTTTCAGTGAGAAGAATGATGGGAAGAATCTTTGAAGGTTTGTGACATTTGCAGCGATTTGGTCTACTTGTAAAGAGATGACAAGTCATAATCTCTGCTAAAACCCACAAAATTGGAAATAGTAAGATAAGCAACACTAAGAGCTGCTaaagcttataaaaaaatagcaacttGAGAAACAGTTGGAAACACACTTCAACAGTGAAAAACTCTTGGACAGTCAATCCTCGAAAAGGCTAGGCTTTTTTCCCCGTAAATCTATATACTAGATAAAGATGCCAGGCCACTAAATTAGCAGCAAGGTGGAGAAAAGGAGCAAATTAGAGCTAAACCAAAGCGTAGCAGAAGTTACAGCATAAGCAGAAACATAACAGATCTACGTCTAATTATCTGAGGGACAAGGCAGAGTCACCTGCGGTCCCAAAATCGTGAGCAAAAAGGTATAAACCAGCAACAGAGCAATTGGCAACAGAATCAGCATGCCAGCAAGGAAATGAAGCAAGGCTAAAACTGCAGAGATATTTCAGCCATACGAGCAATATGAAAATGTATGAAGACCCCACAAACCAGTAATGGTTTAAGGTGGTAGCCACAAAAGATAAGGACTCGGAGCTTGAGCGATAAAAGGAAACTAGCCAGCCCCATTTACAGCAAGACTCGTCAGAATTTATATAAGAGCAGAAATATGTGATAGCGGGCAAGATTTCAATACTGAAACAACCAAACAAGAACtgagagggaaaaaataaagtgaatacCATTTCAATAGCATGTTCAAACAACTCCCTCGCCCGCTCTAGTTTTGTCTTGCCATATCTCTTCACGAACTTTGAGAGATATGTGACCCAAATGTCTTTCACATGAGGATACTTGAATATTTTGACTCCCCTTTCATATACCTTGAATGCATCTTCAAAGTATTTATGTTCCTGTATAAGCCAGTACAGTTAACATTTGTCCATTCCAGCCAGTAAAGGTAACAATTAAAGGAAATTATGTTACATGATAGCAATTATCGAAGGAATGTCCATACCTCTAGAAGCCAAGCATAATTGATGATGATTTGTGGGGTGGCTATGCGCAGGTCCAGTATCCGTTCATACACTGCTCGAGTGGACTCCAAGGTACCCAGGCCCTCCtccaaatcaacataaaaagcCCAGAGTCTCAAGGACTTATGAACCTTTATCTGAACTGGTTCATCCCCATCAGCAGCCACTGCAAGTTGATAACAAAAACCAAGACTGAGAGGTTAGCACCTGATTTTGACTCTCCAGATAGAGGCTATCCACAGATCAACCAATACAATGACTGAATTCATGCCACAATTTGTCAAATGATtgtattcatttaaaaattttcaacccAACTCTAGAAGCTCTATGACTAGAGAAGGATTATGATACCTCATAAACCTTATCCATGCCATAAGTTAcggttttgtatgttttgggactgcttagaattattttatgtttgctTCCAAAAgttttcattaataaaactAAACTAAGTTTGAAATTGTTATAATAACGAAGAACATGTTACCCTCCAATTTCAGTATTTGCTGCTGccaaacaacaaaattaacatGCCACCATAAAAGCAAATTACAATATATAAGGATGACCAGTAAATGAGGAAGGCTTAAAAGTACCTCTCCGTTTGACCTCAACTGATGGTTCTGCGGTGGCCCGTCTCAACAGCTCAAGCGCACCTTTGAAATTCCTGTGTCTAATTTCCATTTCAGCCCACTCACACCACACACTTGCCAAATTATCGACAGTCTTGTAGTTCACTTGCACTGCCTTGTCAAAAATTACCCTTGCATTGACAAGATCATTGTGATCCTCGTACAATTTTGCAAATGCAACCCACAAAGTATGAGGCTTCCCCACTGCTTTCATTGGATCCACCGTCCTCACAGCTTCAGTATACGTCAGAATTTGCTTCGTTGGATTACCCTCAAATAGCTTGACCCTCCTATGCCACTGCTCCACATTATGTGGATTTTGTCGAAGAAGCACACTATTTGCTAATTCTGGTCTTCTATCCATTAGATACTCCAGACGTGCTAGCATCAAATCCACGTCATTGTCATCATCTAACCAAAAGCCATTAAGTAACTTCTTCTCAAACTTGGAACTCCAATCCAACCGAACATCCTCATCCAACTCGATACCATTCTCTTCAACCTCATTTTCCTCATCGTCGCTCAAATCCATTTTCTCCATCTTGATAGCAACCATACTCTCTTCAAATTGTGAGTAAGCGTCAAAAATAACACTGAAATCCCTAACAGTAACCACAGTAGTCATCCCCTCCTCAAAAATATCCCTTGCCTTCTCAAACAATTCCCTCCTGATATAATAATCAGCAAGCGAGGTCCACAGCCTCCCAACCTCATCTGTAAACTTCCTAATCCCACCCCTAATAATTGCATCCACGTTTAACCCTGAAACCTCCTTCGCATGCCTAGTCATCAAATCACACAACTCAAGCCACAAGCTATGCTTGGTCTTCCccttaattgaataaaactgATCATCATTCAAGACCGACGCCAACCTCTCTGCAGCCTCTTGCCAAAGCCCAGAATTCaacaaaaactcaataaaatctTCAATATGACTCGGGTCATACATCAAATACCTCCTATAAACCCTAAGAGAGGTCTCAATAGGAAAACCCTCTTGACTCACAAAACTCAAATACAATTCCCAAATCCTATCGTGCTGTGTAACAGGCAACGCACAGAGAGCCCTATCAAAAGCCCTCCTCGTCCTCGTCACTAACTTCTGACGAATCAAACTCTGCAAATACATAATCCAGATCCTAGGCATCTTATGCATAGTAACCAAAGCCCTCTCAAAAGTGTTATTAAGAGTTTCAAACTGAGGATGAGTAATGGGCAAATTCCGAACTATATCGAGCCGCTCAACCAAATAAGCATGCCAGAGCTTGTAGCTTCCAGGCAACGCTCTGAGAGCTCGTTCATAAATAATGAAGCGTTTCTTGAAAGGGGATTCTCTTCGGGCAATCAAATAGCGCCACCAGAGCTTCAAAGAAAAAGGGtttctcaagatttcttcttcgTAGAGAAGATCATCTTGAGAAGGGTACAGCTCTTTGGAAATCGACATTCTGGTTTTGGGTTTTTAAGGATTTagggttttaaaaaaacctcGGATTCTAGCCTGAAAAAggcagaggaggaggaggaggaggaggaggagacttACAGAGTGGAGAGATTTCGCAGGTGGTAAAGAGAGCAGCGGATCGACTCGCTGCCTTCACTGTTAGCAGGAAATCAAATtcattaagggtttttttttatggcttgaTTGAATCCGAAtgtgaattatttatttttttctaaattaatttaataatatgagtTTATTGTAACTTATTTCCTtgtctttttaataattaaataatttagttCCTTTAGGTTTTTTAACTAGTTGTTTCAACTGAGTTGATTAAATAAtctttttcagtaaaaaaataaatattgaagttttttcagtatatttttaattataaaaaaatatttattagaaaTCAAAATGTATATATgtacatttaattaattaaattgatatttaattaaaaataattaaaattaaaatatttgatttcgCAACACGAGTTATAtacttagttatttttattaattttattttttataatattttttatttaattaaataattatatacaacaattaaagattaaaaaaatattgtcaacaaaagcaaattaaataaaaatataaagcttAATTATAAACAACCAAGTatggaatgataaaaaaaaatattaatctaatattaaatgataaaattaaaaaatattaatttaaaacatttatctaagtaaattcaataaatagTGATAGATAAAAAGAATCAAGATCACCcaagctatttaaaaaaaaaaaaattatatagaaaaaaatcaaaataacaaaactcaaatctataattgAATAAAAGCTAATGtcttaaactagaaaaatataagcttaaaaataaaaaataaaaaataaataaggcaACTCGAGTAAATCTCCTAGACcttaattaatatctaaaactaTTAACTTCTGAGATTTTAGATTTGAGTTCAATCAATAAAcgtaattgaaagataaaaaaatcaattttcaaaataaaaaaattaacaattaaaataataagtatcaaatttaatatgaaaaaaaaaactaaataggatataattgtaagaaaatcaattataaaatttatatgaaacaaaataaataacaatcaaaagaatataaatcaaatttgaaatataaaaaaaattgaaggggtgaaattaaaaggaaattttaattttataaattattctagataaaataaatagtaacaaGGAGAATAATAACCAAAtctaaagaaataacaatttgaataattgttttgaaattttaaagggaTAAACACAAAAACTAAGAGGAGGAAAATAAATCACCGACATCAAATCAGACAGTCATTACCCACACTTATCACCGAAGAGAAATTAGGATGATTCAAGTGTTGCCATGAAAGGCGATATATGGTCATCAAATGACCTTGCAAGCGCTACTTGAAAGGTACGGGGGCTGCTAATGTACTAACACGGCaatacacatattaaaaaaaattttaaaataatatttatacatatTAATACAAAATTATCTTCAAACCATCATGATAATGACAAAATGTCCATTAGCGCAAGTtgtagaatattttattttcaaggacatgtaagttattttattgttatttaagaaaaaaaaaaggataaaaacaccctttatataaacttataaaaaaacaatataatctaagaaaataatcatttattttactgtgcatataaaagcaaaaaaatatataattacgttttttaaatttgataacgATAAATAGATGAATCTCCGCGAGATTACTCctaatatcatgtttttttggttttatttttcaacagcAAAATAAGTATCTCATTACTACTCTCCGTACAGCTTTTAAAGTTTTGTTAGTTAATTAATCCTTTAaccatcctttttttattgtgaaatcATTTGCAAAAAGcaagagaaaaataacaaaaaaaattacgtgTCAGTTTAGCATTTTAATAAggataaattaacaaaacaaaataaattattgactGATATGAATAAAGGGATTAAAtacgatgtttttttttaattgaagggaTTAAATTATTGGTTTTATGAGAACATAGACTAATAAAATGCTTTTTACTTTAAATagtattcaaataatttttttttattttttaaaaaatattgttagcatcaatatattaaaatgatttgaaaataccttaaaaaatattattttaaaacaaataaataaaaaaaatattttttaaaaaatatttttaaaacataaaaacaaataggattATAATTGCTATGAAAATGTattgattgaattgaaaaaaaaaaaggtaaaataattaaaaaaataataaattgattgaatatgcACACTAAATCAAGAACAATACATGTCTGTAtgaaaattaaaaccctaatttgAACTttctatattataaaaatttattattttgtgaaaACTTTTCAATCtcttatatagtttaattgaaaaaactaatagggtttcaagctttgatttgtttatttatcttgtgGTGTTGATGGGCTTTAAGTTAAGAATAGTACAAAACGGACTTCGAATTCTCTAACAGAAAAATCATTTATATGGGCCCACAAGCCTTAGAAACTCAAGAGGCCCTTCAATCAAAATGATCAGGATCTTATCATCAATCACAGGCACACAGAAAATCAAACGGTGGAAAAAGCATAAGAACACGTGATGAACTCACTCACAGAGTGTAACGGAGTCCGTCTCTCCTGTTCTCTttgggtttctttcttttctggtCATCTCAACTGCTACACGTAGATGCCGTAAGCAGTCATGATATTATAACATCCCACACGCAACCCTTCCCTCCCTCTTcctcaaaaatcacaaaacaaaatGGTAATGCCAATCTTTCAAATAAATCCCCTAACTATATATGTATTCTTGATCAACTCCATAAATAACTCTTTGTCTCAATTACATCCGCTCTTCTCGTCCCGAAGATATTATTAAGACAGCTACCATAATTTTAAATGCTAGCCTAGAATCCATGAATAATTGTTGACACACTAGTATAGCCATCCATGATTGAAGACAACTTTTGCAAGTGTTCAttcaaaaaacttttcaaacaaAGCACCCAACTCTAAAATTTCATGGAGTTCAATTTTTTAACACTTTAAGGACCTGATTGAGAGAAAAGAGTTTTTTAATGATTCGTTCAAGATTCGGTTTATAATATAGGGACTAACTTTGAGGCTAGCccaaataaaatcacaaaaccttctcttcttttaattttctcatatttttttctctgcaaaaagtgagagaaaaaagaaagacccTTCACGTTATTCAAAGCCGCGTTTCACTTCCCTGTAAGGACCCCTCTTCTCTCTCCATGCCTCCTTctgtatatatattaagtttttttgttcGTATCTGCGATTTAAAGCTTTGAACTTTGGTATTTTTAACAATGATTTAAGGTAAAGCTTGAAGCTTTTTAATGGGATTTTCGTTGTGTGttctgggttttgatttttggtttcTGGGCTTTTAATGGTTTGTGATTTCATGATCTGCTGTGGTTATGTGgtgattttttgtttggtttcttgGAAACTCGAGGAATGTTGAAAAGGGAGGGACTCTTtgcattttctttataattgaaatgaaaatttcttagatttttgAAGGGTACCAGTACCAGTACTAGTATTAGTTCTGTCATGATTCATGAAGGGATTTGTAGAAATGGATTTTTTATGGTGATGAATCTCGAGCTTtataatttgggttttttttttagctttttaaagTCAGCAAAGTAGTGTTTTGTATTTCCTTCAAGCTGATTCTTATGCTAGGTAGGCCCTTTTTGAGTGTTTTTGGAATGATTTAGTTTCCGATTCCAGAATTGCCATGGAAAGGACAATGTGTATCCATAACTTATttgattaaaccaaaaaaacgtAAAAGGATTCTATGTTGCTTTTAGTCTCATGAATGCATGTGTTGTGGTTTAGATTTCTATACAattgatggtattttttttttctgattatgCCTTCTCATGTTGTGTTCGATTGTTTGCAGTCAAGTAGGTCAGAGCTCTTTGCGCGTGTCCCGTTCTCTTCTCCAGTCCTCCACAgatatttatctaattttaaagtaaatttttcttgcttcttcaaGTTTATATTTGTATATCGAAATGGAGGTCAAGCTATGGAATGACAAGCGCGAGAGAGAAATGTATGAGAATTTTGCCGAGCTATATGCAATAATAAAAGCCACGGAGAAGCTTGAAAAGGCATATGTTCGTGACATTATATCCTCATCTGAGTATGAAATGGAGTGCCAGAAACTCATTGCCCATTTCAAAACTTTGGCTTCCTCTCTGAAAGACACAGTCCCTAGCATCGAGCGCTTTGCAGATACATACAAGATGGACTGCCCAGCTGCCATCAACCGGCTTGTGACCTCCGGGGTGCCTGCCACAGTGGAACAccgtgctgctgctgctgtgtcGTCTACTACCTCAGCTTCCATTGTGGCTGAGTGTGTCCAGAACTTCATCACAGCTATGGATTCGCTGAAGTTGAATATGGTGGCTGTGGACCAGGTGCATCCTTTGCTTTCAGACCTCTCAGCCTCACTGAACAAGCTGAGTATTTTGCCACCTGACTTTGAGGGGAAGACAAAGATGAAAGAATGGATTTTGAGGCTGTCTAAGATGGGGGCTGCAGATGAACTGACAGAGCAGCAGGCCCGGCAACTTCATTTTGATCTGGAGTCCTCATACAATTCATTTATGGCAGCTTTGCCTAGTGCTGGTACTTGATTGATATGAGTACTTGTATATTACTAAGCAAGTTCATTGGATTTGGGTTGtgcaatatatatttcttatttgcTGCCGCTACGTAGTTGAACCTTGGGTGAAGATGAATCAGAGAAGTTTCTTATTTTGTAACTGCTTATACTTTTGGGAAGGGTTGCATCGAGGGCAGGAGAATGGTATTTTGAGCCCCATTTTAAGAGAGAGTATTTCTTGTCATATATGAAAAATTGGTTTGTACTTGAATTTGTGTTCATAAATTGTACTCTAATCTTCTAACTAGATTAGAGTTATCAATTGCTTGCATATCTGATATATTAGAGCACAGCTGGATCATGAAATTCAATGTGATAAGCTTGATGTCGATGTATTCTATCATGGTGTTGATGGTTCCATCAATGCAGCttaagtgtgtgtttggtattgcggtagtaTGTATAGAATCAAACTTTAATCTTGTTGAAAGAGCATTGGCTTGATTTTGAAAAGGTTGCAGTGTATGTATAGAATCGCAGCAGGCCTATCATCACAATGAGTAAATCTTTCCACTGTACAAATCTACAAGGAATCTACTTTTCCTGCTTGTACTTGAGTCAGACGCGTACATGACAGCCTAAATAGTCCAAATATTAATTCTTCCTTCTGTAATTGATGtgcctttttgtatttttttttatctttcctgTCAGTCGTGCAGGGCTTCTGATTTGATCATATTGTTGTGAATTGTCATAAGCTTTTCTCTAGctgttcaataatttttttttttgataggcAAGAGTACCATACTTTTgggggattattttttttaaaaaaaaatatcacgtGAATTGACATAAGGTCATTTGGCAAAATATTTTAGTAAGgtagatattaattaaattttgttatttttaaatgtgaTAAAATAGATTTTGTCGATCttgttgtattttaaaataatgatgtttAATAAATGTAGTGTTTTGGAAGCGTAACATgactaaattttaatattttatcttaacTATTTTactgttttatataaaaaaatataattttaagaaggttttttttctaaatatatattatttatcaaaatatatatatttattcaacttgttgattaaaaaataaactaattaaaatattaaaaaattattgttcacacAGTAGTGAATAATTATGAGTagtcatatataaatttacaataaCTAATAAGAATCTACTCTAAACAGATTACGTGGATGGCCTAATAGATACATTTATAGATCATTGAGATAAGtctaaacctaaaaaaaggTTCGATTGCCCTAgactaaaataatataactcaaaatgaccataattttttatttaatcgtTGGatcatgtttaaaatttttagtaagagtttattttttctatagtaGTCATTAAGACGTTATGCAGATCTTTAGATATCAAAAATCTCGCGAAAAccctctattttttataattttgagatttcttttattatttttgaaatcgaTTAACTGGTTTGACCTTATGAACCGGTCAATCAATTGAGTTAAAAACGACACAATTTAACTTTATCATGTTTTAGAAGTGCGACACTATGTTATTTTTCCAAATCTTTTTAACCGATATCAATTCGtcaataaatctttttaatcGATATTAATTcgtcaatatttttaatttacggTGCTAATTACTCAATTTATCCACTTTTGGGATCCTAATTTGTCTCGTATGAACGAGACATCTAACTGAGAAAGtagtaaaaattgttttttaaagtaattttttacttgaaaatacatcgcattcaaataatttaaaaataatatatatataaattttattttgaagctaatttttttttcaatacaacAGGACCACAAAATCAAAGAGGACGCAGGTCTCATGCTCGGCCTAACTATATGTATTGCTCAGCAACACCAAGAATTCTTACGATTTTGAGATACATGCATAGTCTTTTGTATATCCATCCATAAAATGATGAAAGTTTTCATGCTTCTGCAGCGATGCAGAGAAATTCATCCATTGACCGCAAGATTGATagctttctatatttttttcttgtatgcaTGATCGATgagaagaaagagaggaaaaagaaaaaccagttGACAGGCATGCGATTTCTTTCAACGAGTCTTAAATTTGATATTACAATGACTGTACATCATTCTCTCGAGATGGCCTCTTCTCCCCAGCAATTACATGTGCACTTCAATCAAACTGTCATGGTTTCTGCCAAGACCTTCTTTAGGGTTTTTTGCAGCAAAACTTCATGCAAAAAATGCTAATTGCCTCTATGGGGGTTGCAAACAAGAAACATGCTTTAGGATATGCCTGAAAGAGGAGAAAGTTCCCAATCTTCCTTGCAGATGCGCTTACGTTTGAGAAATCTAAATTGCTATCTTAGAAAATAGAACAAAGCATTCCAAGATAACCTTACAACTAATAATTTTCGGTTGGGGTTAAAATTAAATAGGTGTTTCTTCTGGAGTTCAAAAGGAAATCTGCACCCTCTCATTCCTACAAGAGAGCCAGGAGATGTGGTATAAATGGTAGTAAGAGGACAATGATGAGGACAGCACCGGCTACAATGGCAATGCACGTCCACTTTCGAGAGCTCTTCTGATATTCCCTGGCCTCAGAAAGCTGCTCAGTCCCTCGCCGCACGAACGAGCTAGCATGCGCAACATGACTTTCAATATCATTGATCTGATGACCCTGAGCTTCCACGAGAGCAGCCATATCCAAGAATACCTGGTGAAGCTCAATCAAATTCTTCTCTATCTCCTTCACAGCATCATGTCTCTCTTGAATTTCTGATATTGTGTCAAGAATCTGGCCTCTCCCTTGTTCCTGAATTGCCTTTTGCATGAAGCTTTCACTTTCACCACTGGATATCAAATTCTCAATCGTTTCTTCACTTGCTCTTTCTCCTGTGATTGTGAAATACCTGCGTTCCACTGTTTCCTTATATTCGGCTGCCATTCTAGCTCTTAAATCCTGAAAATTATCCATAAGATCCTTCAACTTCTTTCCCAAACCACTAACCACAGATGTCCTGGTTCGATCTGCAGATGATCCTGGACCGCACCCAGGAATGTTGCGGTGAGCTGCATTGGATCGATCCAAGGCTTCGAGCTTTCCCTTGATGATTTTAACGCGTTTCAGGACTTGTTCAACATCTATGTCCATCCGCGAACGAAGATTTTTCATGGTCTTAGCATTATGAACAGTCTTACATTCTTCATTGGCTTCTTGTAAACTCTTGTACAGCCTCTCAACAGTTTTCATATCTTCCTTAACATTCTCGACGTCTTCAAAGAATCTGTCAAGATTCATACTCTCCTTCCCTGCCTCCATGTCATCCATTTGCGCCTGCTGCTTCAGGTCGGTGTACTTCTTGAACGAGCTGGAGAACAAATCATTCATCCTGGAAGAATACAATAATCAATCCTGCTCTTCTAcaaatgtatttgttttatgttggCGGAATCACTGGAAGACGTTTATGAAAAGCCAGGATAAAACAATCCCTGTTCTTCTACAAATGTACTAGTtttttaggggttttttttgtGATCATCTTCCACTTCTTAATCCAGAGCCTAATGAGAAGAAGGAATGGCAAAAGCAAGAACCATGACCAACAAAATCTTCCCTTATTTTTGGCTTGAGGTTATTCTGAAATTAGAACCCAGCCAAGTTTTGACTCAAAGGCCGTTTATTGCAAAAGGTTATCAAATATATGTGACAACGGGCTCCCCCTTTTCATTGGCAACCACTATGGTTTTGCTGACTTGgtcttccttttctttaacCTAAACCTCAAAGCTAAAAATAGAGGTTCCACAGCCTATCAGAATCTAAACTACCAAAAAATGATTAGAGAGACATTTTTAATATCTcgagaaaaaaatgatggagctCAACTATTAGTTTTTGATGCCTACGAAGAAATCTTGGTTGACTGCTTTccatgacttttttttcttattgcttatcagcatgtttgtttttaaatattgatgaaaCAGAacagttacaaaaaaaaaaaaattagtgaaataATTCGGTTTATAAATGTCACGATTATTCATATTTGCTATTTAGAATAGTGATATCAAAACgaagaaaagggagaaaaggaaagaaattatcTAAAGAATAGTATGATGACATGGTGACAAGATACACGGAGGAGACAGAACAGTTAACAACCAGGCAAAAGGTGTTGTTTCAACTGTCAGACATTTGACCTAATGAACAACGGCAGaaaccaactccatatattTGGTCAGGAATAATAATCTTTCCGAACGTGATGGCGAATCATCAGAGACCAGCTTGAAAGACTCGTATGAAGAAAACTAGAAATCATGCTGACATGATATGGGTATGGGCGCCATGTTCTACCAACTCTTTTGGAAAAGAAC of the Populus nigra chromosome 7, ddPopNigr1.1, whole genome shotgun sequence genome contains:
- the LOC133699266 gene encoding uncharacterized protein LOC133699266, with translation MSISKELYPSQDDLLYEEEILRNPFSLKLWWRYLIARRESPFKKRFIIYERALRALPGSYKLWHAYLVERLDIVRNLPITHPQFETLNNTFERALVTMHKMPRIWIMYLQSLIRQKLVTRTRRAFDRALCALPVTQHDRIWELYLSFVSQEGFPIETSLRVYRRYLMYDPSHIEDFIEFLLNSGLWQEAAERLASVLNDDQFYSIKGKTKHSLWLELCDLMTRHAKEVSGLNVDAIIRGGIRKFTDEVGRLWTSLADYYIRRELFEKARDIFEEGMTTVVTVRDFSVIFDAYSQFEESMVAIKMEKMDLSDDEENEVEENGIELDEDVRLDWSSKFEKKLLNGFWLDDDNDVDLMLARLEYLMDRRPELANSVLLRQNPHNVEQWHRRVKLFEGNPTKQILTYTEAVRTVDPMKAVGKPHTLWVAFAKLYEDHNDLVNARVIFDKAVQVNYKTVDNLASVWCEWAEMEIRHRNFKGALELLRRATAEPSVEVKRRVAADGDEPVQIKVHKSLRLWAFYVDLEEGLGTLESTRAVYERILDLRIATPQIIINYAWLLEEHKYFEDAFKVYERGVKIFKYPHVKDIWVTYLSKFVKRYGKTKLERARELFEHAIEMAPADSVKPLYLQYAKLEEDYGLAKRAMKVYDQATKAVPNNEKLSMYEIYIARAAEIFGVPKTREIYEQAIESGLPDKDVKTMCLKYADLEKNLGEIDRARGIYVFASQFADPRSDLDFWNQWHEFEVQHGNEDTFREMLRIKRSVSASYSQTHFILPEYLMQKDQRLNIDDAKDKLKQAGLPEDEMAALERQLAPAINKTTARDSSRTVGFVSAGVQSQSDGGMQVTANQEDIELPEESDSEDDEKVEIAQKDVPSAVFGGLAGKREEPEKDDAKDGGSRLGALERIKRLKRGG
- the LOC133700227 gene encoding vacuolar protein sorting-associated protein 28 homolog 1, whose amino-acid sequence is MEVKLWNDKREREMYENFAELYAIIKATEKLEKAYVRDIISSSEYEMECQKLIAHFKTLASSLKDTVPSIERFADTYKMDCPAAINRLVTSGVPATVEHRAAAAVSSTTSASIVAECVQNFITAMDSLKLNMVAVDQVHPLLSDLSASLNKLSILPPDFEGKTKMKEWILRLSKMGAADELTEQQARQLHFDLESSYNSFMAALPSAGT
- the LOC133698217 gene encoding syntaxin-124-like, translated to MNDLFSSSFKKYTDLKQQAQMDDMEAGKESMNLDRFFEDVENVKEDMKTVERLYKSLQEANEECKTVHNAKTMKNLRSRMDIDVEQVLKRVKIIKGKLEALDRSNAAHRNIPGCGPGSSADRTRTSVVSGLGKKLKDLMDNFQDLRARMAAEYKETVERRYFTITGERASEETIENLISSGESESFMQKAIQEQGRGQILDTISEIQERHDAVKEIEKNLIELHQVFLDMAALVEAQGHQINDIESHVAHASSFVRRGTEQLSEAREYQKSSRKWTCIAIVAGAVLIIVLLLPFIPHLLALL